One genomic region from Ralstonia pickettii DTP0602 encodes:
- a CDS encoding NADP oxidoreductase (K06988: K06988), whose product MHTSASGLNSARRRLLGAAAAAFVLVLPRAACAQGSPAAGRDGAAAQRIGVIGSGRIGGTIGGLWVKAGHPVLFSSRHPEALKPLVEELGPLARAGTVAEAIAFSDVLFLATPYGALPQLSRDHADAWKGKIVLDATNAYEHRDGPITEEAKRDGIGLTTARYLRGARVVRAFNFMGAAQFASEHHRRGGLVAVPIAGDDKAALDVAAQLVRAAGFEPVVVGPLASADRFAPGGPLFRQVGTAEEFRRKMGGR is encoded by the coding sequence ATGCACACCAGCGCATCTGGGCTCAATTCCGCTCGCCGCCGGCTGCTCGGCGCCGCCGCGGCCGCCTTTGTACTCGTCCTGCCGCGGGCTGCCTGCGCGCAGGGCAGCCCGGCCGCGGGCCGCGACGGCGCCGCCGCGCAGCGCATCGGCGTGATCGGCTCGGGCCGGATCGGCGGCACCATTGGCGGGCTGTGGGTCAAGGCCGGGCACCCGGTCCTGTTCTCTTCGCGGCACCCTGAGGCACTCAAGCCACTGGTGGAAGAACTGGGTCCGCTTGCGCGCGCGGGCACGGTGGCCGAGGCCATCGCGTTTTCCGACGTGCTGTTCCTGGCCACGCCCTACGGCGCGCTGCCGCAGCTCAGCCGCGACCATGCCGATGCCTGGAAAGGCAAGATCGTGCTCGATGCCACCAACGCCTATGAGCACCGCGATGGCCCGATCACCGAGGAGGCGAAGCGCGACGGCATCGGCCTCACCACCGCGCGCTACCTGCGCGGCGCGCGCGTGGTGCGGGCCTTCAACTTCATGGGGGCGGCGCAGTTTGCCAGCGAGCACCACCGCAGGGGCGGGCTGGTGGCGGTGCCCATCGCGGGCGACGACAAGGCCGCGCTCGACGTGGCCGCGCAACTGGTGCGCGCTGCGGGTTTCGAACCGGTGGTGGTGGGGCCGCTGGCGAGCGCGGACCGCTTTGCGCCGGGTGGGCCGCTGTTCCGGCAGGTCGGGACGGCCGAGGAATTCCGGCGCAAGATGGGCGGACGCTGA
- a CDS encoding GNAT family acetyltransferase, whose protein sequence is MEIRNLLPEDIEAARQLLIANGWAQRVGGPDKFARLVANSQRVAVAVENGEIVGFARALCDDVSDGFLSMVAVAPSHRRRGIGRALVRHIMGNDPDITWMLRAARSSEAAFFGQLGFTPSMVAMERRRP, encoded by the coding sequence ATGGAAATCCGTAACCTGTTGCCCGAGGACATCGAGGCAGCCAGACAACTACTGATCGCCAACGGCTGGGCTCAACGGGTGGGCGGCCCGGACAAATTCGCGCGGCTGGTCGCCAATTCCCAGCGCGTAGCCGTTGCGGTGGAGAACGGCGAGATCGTCGGCTTCGCCCGCGCACTGTGCGACGACGTCTCTGACGGCTTCCTGTCGATGGTTGCGGTGGCACCCAGCCATCGCCGGCGCGGCATCGGCCGCGCCCTCGTGCGGCACATCATGGGCAACGACCCCGACATCACCTGGATGCTGCGCGCCGCGCGCTCCTCCGAAGCCGCGTTTTTCGGCCAGCTCGGCTTCACGCCGTCGATGGTCGCGATGGAGCGGCGCCGGCCCTGA